One window of the Desulfatiglans sp. genome contains the following:
- a CDS encoding S8 family serine peptidase, translated as MKKFLLFLIPVVLLAAITIILFPYRTSKEPLTLKKADLQTEMRKRIINMIQEKSEAKGQKPSHTKPRPVIAKKEKGPPHRVMTTSLRKEIKRSIDQGKKDIRIVLNTTEDKDEVSNSVINAGGRIIRKRPGFMAVEVPVDKAEKLIIENSSIGFARLPFKFYPTGKVTEGVNLTGANIFNDTIYRGAGIKVAVVDVGFKGLTAAISAGELPANVITWDFSGSGLQTEYYHGTACAEIIHDMAPDAELHLVKLGDEIGGYEVIDYLIDNNIDIVSLSIGTFGTGPGDGTGPLNEAFDELRDAGILVITSAGNYGNYTYEEDGITLTFGSHWEGTFNDYDNDEWHEFIKYDSSSNYNVLFALPDQDDDGKPSTSEVSILMRWDDWPGSNIDYDMYLYEFDYENMEVGDFVTSSEYWQTGTQEPVEYISLNIPDAETRGRFYALYVARYDTQTPKGVKLEIYLGGTSEFVPFVNYNGSLNISALATSSSSLSEPADAASVMAVGAIDRTQWQTGPQEEYSSQGPTNDWNGSPARIKPDIMGPDAVTTYTHATFKDNRPFLGTSAAAPHVAGVAALMLSIDPEMTLQELKGYIEENAFDMGTFGKDNIYGYGRSVIKDKDYDSMPDIWEKLFGQNPDINDASLDPDGDGLANLMEYRFGTNPKKADTDGDGMPDGWEVQYGLNSLVNDADLDLDGDGFSNLKEYQEGTLPNDRRSRPRRIAMPWLPLLLGD; from the coding sequence ATGAAAAAATTCCTTCTGTTTCTTATCCCTGTTGTGCTGCTAGCTGCAATCACAATTATCCTTTTCCCTTACCGGACATCCAAAGAGCCTTTAACTCTAAAAAAGGCTGACCTTCAAACAGAGATGAGAAAGAGAATCATTAATATGATTCAGGAAAAATCTGAGGCAAAGGGGCAAAAACCATCCCATACTAAACCCAGACCTGTAATAGCGAAAAAAGAAAAAGGGCCTCCGCACAGGGTAATGACAACCTCTTTAAGGAAAGAGATCAAAAGATCAATTGATCAGGGCAAAAAGGATATCAGGATAGTCCTCAATACAACAGAGGATAAAGATGAGGTATCAAACAGTGTTATAAATGCCGGGGGGCGAATAATAAGAAAACGTCCGGGTTTTATGGCCGTAGAGGTGCCAGTAGATAAGGCCGAGAAACTTATTATTGAAAACAGCTCAATAGGATTTGCAAGGCTGCCATTCAAATTTTACCCAACCGGAAAGGTCACAGAGGGAGTTAACCTTACAGGCGCGAATATATTCAATGACACCATCTACAGGGGAGCAGGTATAAAGGTGGCGGTTGTTGATGTAGGGTTTAAAGGCTTAACAGCAGCGATATCAGCCGGGGAGTTGCCTGCAAATGTTATAACCTGGGATTTTTCAGGTTCAGGGCTTCAAACAGAATATTATCATGGCACTGCCTGTGCCGAGATAATCCATGATATGGCCCCTGATGCTGAGCTTCACCTTGTTAAACTGGGAGATGAGATAGGCGGATATGAGGTTATTGATTACCTCATAGACAACAATATCGATATTGTGAGTTTATCCATAGGCACATTTGGCACCGGCCCAGGTGATGGGACAGGGCCTCTCAATGAGGCATTTGATGAGTTGAGGGATGCAGGGATACTGGTTATAACATCGGCAGGGAATTACGGGAATTACACATATGAAGAGGATGGAATTACTCTAACCTTTGGGTCACACTGGGAAGGGACATTTAATGATTATGATAATGATGAATGGCATGAATTTATAAAATATGATTCCAGCAGCAATTATAATGTGCTTTTTGCTCTCCCCGACCAGGATGATGACGGTAAACCCAGCACATCCGAAGTCTCTATTCTAATGAGATGGGATGACTGGCCTGGTTCAAATATAGATTATGATATGTATCTCTATGAATTTGATTATGAGAACATGGAAGTTGGCGATTTTGTAACAAGTTCAGAGTACTGGCAGACAGGGACGCAGGAACCTGTGGAATATATATCTCTAAATATACCAGATGCTGAAACCAGAGGTCGATTCTATGCACTCTATGTGGCCAGGTATGATACGCAGACCCCTAAAGGAGTCAAACTTGAGATATACCTGGGCGGGACAAGTGAGTTTGTTCCATTTGTTAATTATAATGGATCATTAAATATATCTGCTTTGGCCACCTCTTCAAGCTCCCTGTCTGAACCTGCTGATGCAGCAAGTGTAATGGCAGTTGGCGCTATAGATCGCACCCAATGGCAAACCGGCCCGCAGGAGGAGTACAGCTCACAGGGACCAACAAATGACTGGAATGGCAGCCCTGCAAGGATAAAGCCTGATATTATGGGGCCGGATGCTGTTACAACCTATACACACGCTACTTTTAAAGATAACAGGCCTTTCCTGGGTACATCAGCAGCGGCTCCCCATGTAGCAGGGGTAGCGGCATTGATGCTTTCAATAGATCCGGAAATGACTCTTCAGGAGCTAAAGGGGTATATAGAAGAAAACGCTTTTGATATGGGCACTTTTGGGAAAGATAACATATATGGGTATGGCAGGTCAGTAATTAAGGATAAAGATTATGATAGCATGCCTGATATATGGGAAAAATTATTCGGTCAGAATCCAGACATAAATGATGCCTCACTTGATCCTGATGGTGACGGTCTTGCAAATCTCATGGAGTACAGGTTCGGAACTAATCCAAAGAAGGCAGATACAGATGGAGACGGCATGCCTGACGGCTGGGAGGTGCAGTATGGCTTAAATTCCCTGGTGAATGACGCTGATCTTGATCTTGATGGTGACGGCTTTTCCAATTTAAAAGAATACCAGGAAGGGACATTGCCCAATGACAGAAGGTCCAGACCCAGGAGGATAGCTATGCCCTGGCTGCCATTGCTTTTAGGGGATTAA
- a CDS encoding DUF255 domain-containing protein, translating into MKKNLLLLTPVVLLITITIILLPNRLSAQDNVPLTWVTSKAEAVTKALSEGKYILLLAGASYCQHCYNMHYVVSETNNPPIKAVIEENYVPWYCDIMVSDEYKPYSTEPYIPLTCRIDPRDPEKFIDQSYGSYLNHEQTFYNRLLSGLGDIDSDGMPDAWERLNGLDALFNDAANDPDNDGLKNIDEYTAGTNPKNSDTDGDGMPDGWEVQYGLNPLVNDTDGDLDNDGWSNLKEYLKGTKPDDPKSRPTRTMPWLPLLLENN; encoded by the coding sequence ATGAAAAAAAATCTCCTGCTTCTTACCCCTGTCGTATTGCTGATCACAATCACAATTATTCTTTTACCAAACCGGTTATCAGCTCAGGATAATGTACCCCTGACCTGGGTAACATCAAAGGCTGAGGCGGTTACAAAGGCATTAAGCGAGGGGAAATATATCCTGCTCCTTGCAGGAGCCTCCTATTGTCAGCACTGTTACAATATGCACTATGTAGTTAGTGAGACAAACAATCCTCCCATAAAAGCTGTGATCGAGGAGAATTATGTGCCCTGGTACTGTGATATCATGGTAAGTGATGAGTACAAACCCTATTCGACAGAACCCTATATACCACTGACCTGCCGTATTGATCCACGTGATCCTGAAAAGTTTATAGATCAAAGCTATGGCAGTTACCTTAATCATGAACAGACCTTTTATAACCGTCTGCTAAGCGGCCTTGGTGATATAGACTCTGATGGCATGCCTGATGCTTGGGAAAGGCTCAATGGCCTTGATGCGCTCTTTAATGATGCGGCGAATGACCCGGATAATGACGGTCTTAAAAATATTGATGAGTATACTGCCGGAACCAACCCGAAGAATTCCGATACGGATGGAGACGGTATGCCTGACGGCTGGGAGGTTCAATATGGGCTCAATCCACTGGTAAATGATACTGATGGTGACCTTGATAATGACGGGTGGAGTAATTTAAAGGAGTATCTTAAAGGAACAAAACCTGATGATCCAAAATCGCGCCCAACCAGAACAATGCCATGGTTGCCATTACTACTGGAGAACAATTAA
- a CDS encoding TRAP transporter substrate-binding protein yields MNKRHILLFCIIVLSFVFLPRCSSETTIELRVAQPFAPKHIVQTKIFEPWAKKIEELSGGRVKVTMFSGGALGKAADHYNLAEEGIADITYALQDYTPGRFPLTTVFELPFMIPSAEKTSVAMWKTFEEFSEFQEEYSKVKVLALFCHPSGHFNTVKKPIKNLEDFQGMKFRTASPHVTKALKAFGAVPVTMPISESYSALERGVVDGTVLDWNGLHVFKLAELLKYSTETDFYTMTMMIVMNKRKYDSLPDDIKKIIDQTTGIVMSRDAGKAYDEMRLVEREQCLKEGMQTIQLPSEDIKKLQALTMPLREEWVEEMNNKNLPGKAILDTAIEFINE; encoded by the coding sequence GTGAATAAAAGACATATCCTCTTATTTTGTATTATTGTGCTATCTTTTGTTTTTCTCCCACGTTGTTCTTCCGAAACAACAATTGAACTCCGAGTTGCACAGCCCTTTGCCCCAAAACACATAGTGCAGACTAAGATTTTCGAGCCATGGGCAAAAAAAATTGAAGAGTTGTCCGGGGGTAGGGTTAAGGTCACTATGTTTTCAGGGGGCGCACTCGGCAAGGCTGCAGACCACTATAACCTGGCTGAAGAAGGTATAGCAGATATTACTTATGCTCTCCAGGACTATACACCGGGCCGTTTTCCGCTTACTACCGTATTTGAACTTCCCTTTATGATCCCTTCCGCTGAAAAGACATCTGTTGCCATGTGGAAAACCTTTGAGGAGTTTTCCGAATTTCAGGAGGAGTATTCAAAAGTCAAAGTACTTGCCCTGTTTTGTCATCCATCGGGCCATTTTAATACAGTGAAAAAACCCATAAAAAATCTTGAAGATTTTCAGGGTATGAAGTTCAGGACTGCCAGTCCCCATGTCACAAAGGCACTCAAGGCATTTGGTGCGGTCCCTGTTACAATGCCAATTTCTGAAAGTTATTCAGCACTCGAAAGAGGGGTCGTTGATGGAACTGTCCTCGACTGGAATGGTTTGCATGTTTTTAAACTGGCCGAACTTCTTAAGTATTCCACTGAAACAGATTTCTATACAATGACCATGATGATAGTTATGAATAAGAGAAAATATGATTCTTTACCTGATGACATCAAAAAAATCATCGATCAGACGACAGGTATTGTAATGTCCAGGGATGCAGGAAAAGCGTATGATGAAATGAGATTGGTTGAGAGAGAACAATGCCTTAAAGAAGGAATGCAGACAATTCAACTTCCTTCTGAAGACATAAAAAAACTTCAGGCACTGACTATGCCCTTAAGAGAAGAGTGGGTAGAGGAAATGAATAATAAAAATTTACCGGGAAAGGCAATACTTGATACGGCAATTGAGTTTATTAATGAATAA
- a CDS encoding TRAP transporter small permease: MKDVIKILQRLSTYLAYFGALSLFLMMCLTIMDVAGRCIFNKPVLGAYELTEFMILILIFSFLGYTQTKKSHISVDLFMMIIPDKFKIFIEILNHLACLVIMILIVWMGFGKAVEMMGTRESSPNLAVPSYPFVFFLVLGCAVLCIEFIKDIVFFLKSKKGGIN, encoded by the coding sequence GTGAAAGACGTTATAAAAATTCTCCAGCGCTTAAGCACTTATCTCGCCTATTTCGGCGCTCTGTCACTTTTTCTCATGATGTGCCTTACTATCATGGACGTGGCAGGAAGGTGTATCTTTAATAAGCCGGTCCTGGGGGCTTATGAACTCACAGAGTTTATGATTCTTATACTGATCTTTTCCTTTTTAGGCTATACTCAAACCAAAAAATCCCACATATCTGTTGACCTTTTCATGATGATCATTCCTGATAAATTTAAGATTTTTATTGAAATTTTAAATCATCTGGCCTGTCTGGTTATCATGATACTGATTGTCTGGATGGGTTTTGGAAAAGCCGTTGAAATGATGGGGACAAGAGAATCATCACCAAATCTTGCTGTGCCAAGTTACCCCTTTGTTTTTTTTCTTGTCCTTGGTTGCGCTGTTTTGTGCATTGAATTTATAAAGGATATTGTCTTTTTTTTGAAAAGCAAAAAGGGGGGCATTAATTAA
- a CDS encoding TRAP transporter large permease → MSPEMTGIIGILIMFLLLALRMYIGIAMAIVGFLGMWYLIGFHSAMGILGITPLAEGSSYTLSVIPLFVLMGQFAFVSGISTDIYKTVYTWMGHLKGGLAMATILACAGFAAICGSSLATGATMGMTAIPEMKKYQYDNRLSTGCVAAGGTLGILIPPSIGFIIYGILTEVSIGKLFMAGFIPGILLALLFIATIFILCTINPKMGPRGQNTSFGMKMKSLSGTWGMLLLFIIVMGGIYMGVFTPNEAAGVGAFGALLISVLKRKMTWKKLVECLMESGRTTAMIFLIIIGANIFSTFLGLARLPMGLADFVAGLALPKIVILYAIIIVFILLGCVMDCYAIMILTVPIIFPVIEAMQFDPIWFGVLMVIVLEMGLITPPVGLNVFVLKSAAPDVPLTTIFRGIWPFLISAVAAIALLTLFPQIALFLPSFM, encoded by the coding sequence ATGAGCCCCGAAATGACCGGTATAATAGGCATTCTTATAATGTTCCTGCTTCTGGCTCTAAGGATGTATATCGGTATAGCCATGGCCATTGTGGGGTTTCTGGGCATGTGGTATCTGATAGGGTTCCACAGCGCAATGGGAATACTCGGTATAACACCCCTGGCAGAGGGTTCTTCATATACTCTCAGCGTTATACCTCTCTTTGTGCTAATGGGGCAGTTTGCCTTTGTCTCCGGAATCAGTACAGACATATATAAAACGGTATATACCTGGATGGGGCACCTGAAAGGCGGACTTGCAATGGCAACCATCCTTGCCTGTGCAGGTTTTGCCGCCATATGCGGTTCTTCCCTTGCAACAGGGGCAACAATGGGTATGACGGCCATCCCCGAGATGAAGAAATACCAATACGACAACCGGTTGTCCACAGGCTGTGTTGCCGCAGGTGGAACCCTGGGCATACTTATTCCTCCAAGCATAGGTTTTATAATCTATGGTATCCTGACCGAGGTATCAATAGGCAAGCTTTTTATGGCAGGTTTTATTCCCGGGATACTTCTTGCTCTTCTCTTTATAGCTACTATTTTTATCCTGTGCACAATTAATCCGAAGATGGGACCGAGAGGCCAGAACACATCCTTTGGAATGAAGATGAAATCTCTTTCAGGAACATGGGGAATGCTGCTGCTTTTCATTATTGTTATGGGAGGCATATATATGGGTGTTTTTACTCCTAATGAAGCAGCAGGAGTAGGGGCCTTTGGAGCTTTATTAATATCTGTTTTAAAAAGAAAAATGACCTGGAAAAAACTGGTGGAATGCCTGATGGAATCAGGCAGGACAACTGCCATGATTTTTCTTATTATTATCGGTGCAAATATTTTTTCAACTTTTCTGGGTCTTGCCAGGCTTCCCATGGGCCTGGCAGATTTTGTAGCAGGACTTGCCCTTCCTAAAATAGTCATTCTTTATGCTATTATTATCGTTTTCATTCTACTTGGCTGTGTAATGGACTGTTATGCGATCATGATCCTTACAGTCCCGATTATTTTTCCTGTAATTGAAGCAATGCAGTTTGATCCTATCTGGTTTGGTGTACTCATGGTAATAGTATTGGAAATGGGGCTTATCACTCCCCCGGTTGGATTAAATGTCTTTGTACTTAAAAGCGCTGCGCCTGATGTGCCGCTCACAACCATTTTCAGGGGTATATGGCCATTTCTCATTTCCGCAGTTGCTGCTATTGCTCTTTTGACCCTTTTCCCGCAGATTGCGCTATTCCTGCCATCTTTTATGTAG
- a CDS encoding PAS domain S-box protein, translated as MFPDTQMLSVLNISEICEVARSTASYWITSKGLPAKRSGNKFLVSTQDLIIFLESINRPIPQALVEGLGGVFSHSLKPYLNCWEYWQKDKHGENCFNCEVQRYQINECFTLKGNRTKCPGECSGCKYFFEHYTRNISFIHQMPMPAAVIKDMYIWSGNNAWAELCGTDIDKLIGLGVEEIIHPESIKIIINFSKMLRSGESRGFLKSEVCFENRNGKKITVNLAMASLKEPKGAYFAIADQVISKEKA; from the coding sequence ATGTTTCCAGACACACAAATGTTATCGGTATTGAATATTTCGGAAATCTGCGAGGTCGCAAGGAGTACTGCATCTTACTGGATCACCAGCAAGGGCCTTCCGGCAAAGCGGTCAGGCAATAAATTCCTGGTATCAACCCAGGACCTGATAATCTTTCTTGAATCCATTAACAGGCCAATACCGCAGGCGCTTGTGGAAGGGCTTGGAGGGGTTTTTTCACACTCCTTAAAACCATACCTGAACTGCTGGGAATACTGGCAGAAGGATAAGCATGGTGAAAACTGCTTTAACTGTGAGGTTCAAAGATATCAGATAAATGAGTGCTTCACCCTGAAGGGAAACAGGACAAAATGCCCGGGGGAGTGTTCGGGGTGCAAGTATTTTTTTGAGCATTATACCCGGAATATCTCATTTATACACCAGATGCCCATGCCTGCAGCGGTTATTAAAGATATGTATATATGGAGCGGAAACAATGCCTGGGCAGAGCTCTGTGGTACAGATATTGATAAACTCATAGGGCTGGGAGTTGAGGAGATTATCCACCCTGAATCAATAAAGATCATTATCAATTTCAGTAAGATGCTTAGGAGCGGAGAGAGCAGGGGTTTTTTAAAATCCGAGGTATGCTTTGAAAACAGAAACGGGAAAAAGATAACAGTAAATCTTGCAATGGCAAGCCTTAAGGAGCCGAAAGGCGCATATTTTGCCATTGCTGATCAGGTTATATCTAAAGAAAAGGCTTGA
- a CDS encoding PAS domain S-box protein, with protein MPLLIRLYLKKRLDYNSCKTGANNTMAIEKVEQQDNPKSNIISAKEESGQQAILVSRRIEERHRLFFKEIGHAYFEVDNRGKFSFYNDHFCEVMGHGNGELIDKSILQFLDKDDVEKVKSALKDIYETGNPLSDLEFQIKRKDGQKRQINTSISLNTDIENRKTGFRGIVRDISGRKKSEDQLNKTLRLESIGQLAAGIAHEINTPIQYVGDNIQFLKDSFGDILNLLNSALAYVKLTATGSSKEEAVSVIEEIMKSTDSDYLIDEIPRAIEQSINGLQRVSEIVKAMKQFCHPGKEDQQASDLNAAIKNVVTVAKNEWKYVADVVTDLDATLPLVPCRLGEINQVILNLIINAVDAIKDAIGKDGTGKGTIRITTLHDDSWAEIRVSDTGTGIPDEIRSKIFNSFFTTKEVGKGTGQGLAISHSIIVKKHGGTIDFETEIGKGTTMIVRIPLKGSYE; from the coding sequence TTGCCATTGCTGATCAGGTTATATCTAAAGAAAAGGCTTGATTATAACAGTTGTAAAACAGGTGCGAATAATACCATGGCAATAGAAAAGGTTGAACAGCAAGACAATCCAAAATCAAATATCATTTCTGCGAAAGAGGAATCGGGCCAGCAGGCCATATTAGTTTCACGAAGGATTGAGGAGCGGCACAGGCTATTTTTTAAAGAGATCGGTCATGCCTATTTTGAGGTAGATAATAGAGGTAAATTCTCATTTTATAATGACCATTTTTGCGAAGTAATGGGGCATGGAAACGGGGAATTGATTGATAAAAGTATATTGCAGTTTCTGGATAAAGACGATGTGGAAAAGGTTAAATCGGCCTTAAAAGATATATATGAAACAGGAAATCCCCTGAGCGACCTTGAATTTCAGATAAAAAGAAAAGATGGTCAGAAGAGGCAAATCAATACATCAATATCTCTTAATACCGACATAGAGAATAGAAAGACAGGCTTTAGAGGTATTGTGCGGGACATATCCGGACGTAAAAAAAGTGAGGATCAGTTAAACAAGACACTCAGGCTTGAATCAATAGGTCAGCTTGCAGCAGGCATCGCCCATGAAATAAATACGCCTATCCAGTATGTAGGTGACAATATCCAGTTTCTTAAGGATTCATTCGGGGATATCCTGAATCTGCTTAACAGCGCCCTTGCATATGTAAAGTTAACAGCAACAGGTTCCAGCAAAGAGGAAGCGGTTAGCGTGATTGAAGAGATTATGAAAAGCACAGACTCAGACTACCTTATAGATGAAATACCAAGGGCTATTGAACAGTCCATAAACGGGCTTCAGCGTGTTTCTGAAATAGTGAAGGCTATGAAACAGTTCTGTCACCCTGGAAAGGAAGATCAACAGGCCTCAGACCTGAATGCGGCAATAAAAAATGTCGTAACTGTTGCCAAAAACGAATGGAAGTATGTAGCGGATGTAGTGACCGATCTGGATGCCACACTCCCACTTGTGCCATGCAGGCTTGGCGAGATAAACCAGGTTATTCTTAATCTGATAATAAATGCAGTCGATGCAATAAAGGATGCGATAGGGAAAGATGGAACAGGTAAAGGCACGATCAGAATAACAACCCTGCATGATGATTCATGGGCAGAGATACGTGTCAGCGATACAGGGACAGGCATCCCGGATGAGATCAGGTCTAAGATATTTAATTCCTTCTTTACAACAAAGGAGGTTGGAAAGGGGACAGGGCAGGGTCTTGCCATCTCTCATTCAATAATTGTCAAGAAGCATGGCGGGACTATCGATTTTGAAACGGAAATAGGGAAAGGCACTACCATGATAGTGCGTATCCCCTTAAAGGGCAGTTATGAATAA
- a CDS encoding HDOD domain-containing protein, which produces MNNSEHNIARKVLFVDDEPMLLQGLSRMLRTEKDTFESSFATSGEEALSMLSMANYDVVVTDISMPHMNGLELLSRVKELYPDTVRIILSGEPDVSLSIKSVNVSHRYLNKPCDPGVLKSTILRTCRLSDFLRNDSMKKTLKQIDSLPTMPSVYFEIVKALQSPDVSIQKIGRIISKDVALTSKILQLVNSAYFSLPRHISSPEHATALLGLNIIKSLVLVSHIFKKFDKLDMPHKFLERLWAHNIMAGDLAKAIAKEESRDQKIIDNAYIAGLLHDCGKLILASNFKDKYREIVIRGHEQGTPVYSLEEETLGITHAEVGAYLMDLWGLPSQIIEAIAFHHKPSAYGDECFSPLAAVHIANTVDHMGPEKAPDEYSPVFDTEYLENLNLGNRLESWQLMRQKIVDGVN; this is translated from the coding sequence ATGAATAACAGTGAACACAACATAGCTAGAAAGGTACTTTTTGTTGATGATGAGCCTATGCTGCTTCAGGGATTAAGCCGTATGCTCAGGACAGAGAAGGATACCTTTGAATCCAGCTTTGCCACAAGCGGGGAAGAGGCACTTTCCATGCTTTCAATGGCTAATTATGATGTTGTTGTAACGGATATCAGCATGCCTCATATGAACGGGCTTGAGCTTTTATCAAGGGTAAAAGAGCTTTATCCTGATACTGTGAGGATTATTTTATCGGGTGAGCCTGATGTTAGTTTATCAATTAAATCGGTTAATGTTTCACACAGGTACCTGAATAAGCCCTGTGACCCAGGTGTTTTAAAATCCACAATCTTAAGGACATGCAGGCTTTCAGATTTCCTAAGAAATGACTCCATGAAAAAGACCCTGAAGCAGATCGATTCTCTTCCGACCATGCCCTCTGTCTATTTTGAAATTGTAAAGGCGCTGCAATCTCCTGATGTGTCCATTCAGAAGATAGGTAGAATTATATCTAAAGATGTGGCACTTACATCGAAGATACTGCAACTGGTGAATTCAGCCTATTTTTCTCTTCCGCGTCATATATCAAGCCCTGAACATGCAACGGCATTGCTTGGGCTGAACATCATAAAATCACTTGTTCTTGTCTCTCATATATTTAAGAAATTCGATAAACTGGATATGCCTCATAAATTTTTAGAGAGATTATGGGCTCACAACATAATGGCAGGGGATCTTGCAAAGGCTATAGCAAAGGAAGAATCAAGGGATCAGAAGATCATTGATAATGCCTATATTGCAGGATTACTCCATGATTGCGGAAAGCTCATCCTTGCATCCAACTTTAAGGATAAATACCGGGAAATAGTCATTCGGGGTCACGAACAGGGCACTCCTGTGTATTCGCTGGAAGAGGAGACCCTGGGTATTACACATGCGGAGGTAGGGGCATATCTCATGGATCTGTGGGGTTTACCTTCACAGATAATCGAGGCAATAGCCTTTCATCATAAACCGTCAGCTTACGGGGATGAATGTTTCAGCCCGCTTGCTGCAGTGCATATTGCCAATACGGTAGATCATATGGGCCCTGAAAAAGCGCCTGATGAATATTCACCGGTATTTGATACGGAGTACCTTGAAAATCTAAACCTTGGTAACAGGTTAGAGAGCTGGCAATTGATGAGACAAAAGATAGTGGATGGAGTTAACTGA
- a CDS encoding response regulator produces MEHRILFVDDEPNILEGYKRQLRKQYDVVTAEGGERGLDMVKNNGPFSVVVSDLKMPGIDGNHFLALVKEVSPETTRILLTGYADLKSAIEAINNGNIFRLLTKPCDRLDLVQALESGIELYNENMSIKTGAFDVKSLSSKKVLIADDDPVIVRVLQKVLRDIPALTVLTAEDGKKAITILDKENIDLLIADIQMPHVNGLQLLSYVSKNLQGLRVIVLTANGSEKIENTIKSIGSYLFYEKPMDLNVFKDAVIRELRSGNTSQIHGINISSFLQLIDIEGKICTLTVRSHGNVGYLYFRNGELIAAETGNLRGEKAAMNIINWNNSVIEIADMCKKNKREIDKPLMKLLMESARIKDEESEAAEK; encoded by the coding sequence ATGGAACATCGAATACTGTTTGTTGATGATGAACCCAATATCCTTGAAGGCTATAAAAGGCAGTTGAGGAAGCAGTATGATGTTGTTACTGCCGAGGGTGGAGAAAGAGGGCTAGATATGGTGAAGAACAACGGCCCCTTCTCGGTGGTGGTGTCTGACCTTAAGATGCCTGGTATCGATGGCAACCATTTTCTTGCCCTTGTAAAAGAGGTCTCTCCGGAAACCACAAGGATACTGCTCACAGGGTATGCAGACCTTAAAAGCGCCATTGAGGCGATCAACAATGGCAATATATTCAGGCTGCTCACAAAGCCATGCGACCGTCTTGATCTGGTTCAGGCCCTTGAGAGCGGGATAGAGCTTTACAATGAAAATATGAGCATCAAGACCGGGGCTTTTGATGTTAAAAGCCTTTCAAGCAAAAAGGTGCTGATTGCTGATGATGACCCTGTCATAGTAAGAGTACTTCAGAAGGTGTTGAGGGATATCCCTGCGCTTACTGTCCTTACTGCTGAAGATGGGAAAAAGGCAATAACTATCCTTGACAAAGAGAATATAGACCTCCTTATAGCAGATATACAGATGCCCCATGTAAACGGCCTCCAGCTTTTAAGTTATGTGAGCAAAAACCTACAGGGGCTTAGGGTTATAGTCCTGACCGCTAATGGCAGTGAGAAGATTGAAAATACGATCAAATCAATAGGCAGCTATCTTTTTTATGAAAAGCCAATGGATTTAAACGTATTCAAGGATGCGGTTATAAGGGAATTACGCTCGGGCAATACAAGCCAGATACACGGTATAAATATCTCATCTTTCCTCCAACTCATTGATATTGAGGGGAAGATATGCACCCTCACAGTGCGTTCACACGGGAATGTCGGCTATCTATATTTCCGCAATGGTGAACTGATAGCCGCCGAAACTGGAAACCTGAGGGGTGAAAAGGCGGCCATGAATATCATTAACTGGAATAACAGCGTGATTGAAATTGCCGATATGTGCAAGAAGAACAAGCGTGAAATAGATAAACCGCTTATGAAGCTACTCATGGAGAGCGCAAGAATCAAGGATGAAGAATCTGAGGCGGCGGAGAAATAG